A window of the Tunturibacter empetritectus genome harbors these coding sequences:
- the hpnJ gene encoding hopanoid biosynthesis associated radical SAM protein HpnJ, giving the protein MPLKTLFLNPPSFEKFDGGASSRWPATREIESYWYPVWLTYPAGMLEGSRLLDAPPHHIKWQEVVEILKDYEFLVLFTSTMGWDGDQKMAEVIKQTYPNIKISFVGPPVTTSPDKALTECPAIDFICRREFDFSVVEYANGKPLNEILGVSYKDKATGKILHNPDRPQVTPEELDEMPWATEIYHRDLDVTKYSVPFLLHPYVSLYSTRGCPAQCTFCLWPQTLSGHAWRKRSTDDVAAEMKQAKELFPHVKEFFFDDDTFNIQKARTVELCEKLKPLGLTWSCTSRVTTDYDTLKAMKEAGCRLLIVGYESGDPQILKNIKKGATVQRALDFQRDCHKLGLVVHGDFILGLPGETRESIRNTIDFAKQLDCETIQVSIAHAFPGTEFFDYAKENGFITNEAMSDEGGHQMAHIEYPGLPVEYVMEMVHKFYDEYYFRPKAAFRVVWQAIVNRDVPRLYTEAKSFMSLRSKRNKAVRAVKEANAAKAQESVSMNA; this is encoded by the coding sequence ATGCCCCTCAAGACACTGTTCCTGAACCCGCCCTCCTTTGAAAAGTTTGACGGTGGCGCCAGCTCCCGCTGGCCCGCAACCCGCGAGATCGAGTCCTACTGGTATCCCGTCTGGCTCACCTATCCGGCTGGCATGCTGGAAGGCTCCCGTCTCCTCGACGCTCCGCCCCACCACATCAAGTGGCAGGAGGTCGTCGAGATCCTCAAGGACTATGAGTTCCTCGTGCTCTTCACCAGCACCATGGGCTGGGACGGCGATCAGAAGATGGCCGAGGTCATCAAGCAGACCTACCCCAACATCAAGATCTCCTTCGTTGGCCCCCCGGTGACCACCTCCCCCGACAAAGCCCTCACCGAGTGCCCCGCGATCGACTTCATCTGCCGCCGCGAGTTTGACTTCTCCGTCGTCGAGTACGCCAACGGCAAGCCACTCAACGAGATTCTGGGCGTCAGCTACAAGGACAAAGCCACCGGCAAGATCCTCCACAATCCCGACCGCCCGCAGGTCACCCCGGAAGAGCTCGACGAGATGCCCTGGGCGACCGAGATCTACCACCGCGACCTCGACGTCACCAAGTACAGCGTCCCGTTCCTCCTCCACCCCTACGTCTCCCTCTACTCCACCCGCGGCTGCCCCGCTCAGTGCACCTTCTGCCTCTGGCCCCAGACCCTCTCCGGCCACGCCTGGCGCAAGCGCTCCACCGATGACGTAGCCGCCGAGATGAAGCAGGCCAAAGAACTCTTCCCCCACGTCAAGGAGTTCTTCTTCGACGACGACACCTTCAACATCCAGAAGGCCCGCACCGTCGAGCTCTGCGAAAAGCTGAAGCCCCTCGGCCTCACATGGTCCTGCACCTCGCGCGTCACCACTGATTACGACACCCTCAAAGCCATGAAGGAAGCCGGCTGCCGGCTCCTCATCGTCGGCTACGAGTCCGGCGACCCTCAAATCCTCAAAAACATCAAAAAGGGTGCCACCGTTCAACGTGCCCTTGACTTCCAGCGCGACTGCCACAAGCTGGGCCTCGTCGTCCACGGCGACTTCATCCTCGGCCTCCCCGGAGAAACCCGCGAGTCCATCCGCAACACCATCGACTTCGCCAAGCAGCTCGACTGCGAGACCATCCAGGTCTCCATCGCCCACGCCTTCCCCGGCACCGAGTTCTTCGACTACGCCAAGGAGAACGGCTTCATCACCAACGAAGCCATGAGCGATGAGGGTGGCCACCAGATGGCCCACATCGAGTACCCCGGCCTCCCCGTCGAGTACGTCATGGAGATGGTGCACAAGTTCTACGACGAATACTACTTCCGCCCCAAGGCTGCCTTCCGCGTAGTCTGGCAGGCCATCGTCAACCGCGACGTGCCCCGCCTCTACACCGAAGCCAAATCCTTCATGAGCCTCCGCTCCAAGCGCAACAAAGCGGTCCGTGCCGTCAAGGAAGCCAACGCCGCCAAGGCGCAGGAGTCCGTCAGCATGAACGCGTAA
- a CDS encoding EamA family transporter, with protein sequence MQHTLTPRRWLVLIAVMLGASIGDALLGIGMKQIGPISLNHLSTLFFALKSPWIISGILVLLGFMSCYMTALSWADITFVLPATAFGNVIVTVLSRFWLHEHVSRSRWLGVALIVIGVGFVANGPSRTEHAPVEVEALP encoded by the coding sequence ATGCAACACACCCTCACTCCCCGCCGCTGGCTCGTCCTCATCGCCGTCATGCTCGGCGCATCCATTGGCGACGCGCTCCTCGGCATTGGCATGAAGCAAATCGGCCCCATCTCCCTCAATCACCTCAGCACGCTCTTCTTCGCTCTCAAGAGCCCCTGGATCATCTCCGGCATCCTCGTCCTGCTCGGCTTCATGTCCTGCTACATGACCGCCCTCAGCTGGGCCGACATCACCTTCGTCCTTCCCGCCACCGCCTTCGGCAACGTTATCGTCACCGTTCTCTCCCGCTTCTGGCTCCACGAGCATGTCTCCCGCTCCCGCTGGCTCGGCGTAGCCCTCATCGTCATCGGCGTAGGCTTCGTCGCCAACGGTCCCTCACGCACCGAACACGCCCCAGTAGAAGTCGAGGCCCTCCCATGA
- a CDS encoding EamA family transporter, translating into MNPTLHTWATIAVVVLTATAGDILIAGGMRKLGDLDDIRAKSGLLGAIKAVLSSGMFLLGITCMALSFFSLLFALSGADLSLVAPATASLTFITTAAAAKFFLKENVDSRRWIAALFVCAGVALLAK; encoded by the coding sequence ATGAACCCCACCCTCCACACCTGGGCCACCATCGCCGTCGTCGTCCTCACCGCTACCGCGGGCGACATCCTCATCGCCGGCGGCATGCGCAAGCTAGGCGACCTCGACGACATCCGCGCCAAGTCCGGCCTCCTCGGCGCCATCAAAGCCGTCCTCTCCAGCGGCATGTTCCTTCTAGGAATCACCTGCATGGCCCTGAGCTTCTTCTCGCTCCTCTTCGCCCTCTCCGGAGCAGACCTGAGCCTCGTCGCCCCCGCAACGGCCTCTCTCACCTTCATTACCACAGCTGCCGCCGCAAAGTTCTTCCTCAAGGAAAACGTAGACAGCCGCCGCTGGATCGCTGCCCTCTTCGTCTGCGCCGGCGTAGCCCTCCTGGCAAAATAG
- the hpnE gene encoding hydroxysqualene dehydroxylase HpnE has product MSSAVVNGAEHCDVIVVGAGAAGLAAASALARAGKSVTVLERKPYVGGRAYSYEHPALGEVVDQQHVLLGCCTNLIELCEQAGTAGKIRWYDEQTFLEPNGSASTIVTSDLPAPFHFAPSFAGMSMLGLKDKVGVARGLMEFFRGYPAEDTESVEHWLKRTKQTELAIRHFWNPIVMATLNDRPAHCSTRYAGKVFHELFVKSSTGGRLGIPTVPLSEFYSAEARMIEAYGGAVRLRASVEGLVQEADGRWRVYTADAGYTADAVILALPFEQTQRLLAAVRVNEEFAGRYAETKDDLELKMARQMHSAFTSILLWYDREITNLDHAWLLDTTIEWFFHKSRIRRYAKKRGSYVELVIAGSKAQLSMTREEILSSALRELEMFFPEVKQAKLVKSGVLKEARATFSVTTGLDQFRPKQETEWPGLFLAGDWTATEWPSTMEGGVRSGRLAAGAVVGDAKRFMAAETPPSGLMRWFSR; this is encoded by the coding sequence ATGAGTAGTGCGGTTGTGAATGGCGCGGAACATTGCGATGTGATTGTTGTCGGCGCCGGGGCGGCGGGGCTGGCTGCGGCGAGTGCGCTGGCGAGGGCAGGGAAGTCTGTAACTGTTCTTGAACGTAAACCTTATGTGGGTGGGAGAGCTTACTCGTATGAGCATCCTGCGCTGGGGGAGGTGGTGGACCAGCAGCATGTACTGCTGGGATGTTGCACAAACCTGATTGAGCTTTGCGAGCAGGCGGGGACTGCGGGCAAGATTCGCTGGTATGACGAGCAGACTTTTCTCGAGCCGAATGGAAGTGCCAGCACGATTGTGACGAGCGATCTTCCGGCACCGTTTCACTTCGCGCCCAGCTTTGCGGGCATGTCGATGCTGGGGTTGAAGGACAAGGTTGGGGTTGCGCGTGGGTTGATGGAGTTCTTTCGCGGGTATCCGGCGGAGGATACGGAGAGCGTCGAGCACTGGCTGAAGCGCACGAAGCAGACGGAGCTTGCGATTCGGCACTTCTGGAACCCGATTGTGATGGCTACGCTGAATGATCGGCCGGCGCACTGCTCGACTCGGTATGCGGGCAAGGTATTTCATGAGCTGTTTGTGAAGTCGTCTACGGGGGGGCGGCTGGGGATACCTACGGTTCCGCTGAGCGAGTTTTATTCGGCTGAGGCGCGGATGATCGAGGCGTATGGGGGGGCGGTGCGGCTTCGCGCGAGCGTAGAAGGGCTGGTGCAGGAGGCGGATGGACGGTGGCGTGTGTATACAGCTGACGCGGGTTATACGGCGGACGCAGTGATTCTGGCGCTTCCGTTTGAACAGACGCAGAGGCTGCTAGCGGCGGTTCGGGTGAACGAGGAGTTTGCGGGACGATATGCCGAGACTAAGGATGATCTGGAGTTAAAGATGGCTCGGCAGATGCACTCGGCGTTTACTTCGATTCTGCTTTGGTACGACCGCGAGATTACAAATCTTGATCATGCGTGGTTATTGGATACGACGATTGAGTGGTTCTTTCACAAGTCGCGAATCAGACGGTATGCGAAGAAGCGGGGGAGCTACGTCGAGCTGGTGATTGCAGGGTCGAAGGCGCAGCTGAGTATGACGCGGGAGGAGATCCTCTCGTCGGCTTTGCGGGAGCTGGAGATGTTCTTTCCTGAGGTGAAGCAGGCGAAGCTGGTGAAGAGTGGGGTGCTGAAGGAGGCGCGCGCTACGTTTTCTGTGACGACGGGGCTGGATCAGTTTCGGCCAAAGCAGGAGACGGAGTGGCCGGGGCTCTTTCTTGCGGGGGATTGGACTGCGACGGAGTGGCCTTCGACGATGGAGGGTGGAGTTCGGAGTGGACGGCTGGCGGCGGGGGCTGTGGTGGGGGATGCGAAACGATTTATGGCGGCGGAGACTCCGCCTAGTGGGTTGATGCGCTGGTTTAGCCGGTAA
- a CDS encoding phytoene/squalene synthase family protein — translation MTTVEAYAVCAGIAQREAKNFYYSFRVLPEPKRNAMCAVYAFMRRADDISDEETMPVVERRVVMTEWLGAWREARRSGVSDDPVFVALNDTQKKFAIPDALLEDLVRGTTMDLEESQADVVLVTDIVADKTQTLQVYEDFEGLYRYCYLVASVVGLVCIRIFGYSDPRAEVLAEKTGVAFQLTNILRDVSEDAERGRIYLPMEDLTAGRVEVGQLLQVVRREAETKVVRSLLAQEAARALVYYAAAEELLPLIDRDSRAALWVLVTIYRGLLERIMAKNYDVFSERVSVPTSRKLLILAQGMGMAVRNRMVS, via the coding sequence GTGACGACTGTTGAGGCTTATGCTGTGTGCGCCGGGATTGCGCAGCGGGAGGCGAAGAACTTTTATTACTCGTTTCGCGTGCTTCCGGAGCCGAAGAGAAACGCGATGTGCGCGGTGTATGCGTTTATGCGGCGGGCCGATGATATCTCTGATGAGGAGACGATGCCGGTGGTGGAGCGGCGCGTGGTGATGACCGAATGGCTGGGTGCCTGGCGTGAGGCGCGGCGCAGTGGCGTGTCGGATGATCCGGTCTTTGTGGCGTTGAACGATACACAGAAGAAGTTTGCGATTCCGGATGCGCTGCTGGAGGATCTGGTGCGGGGTACGACGATGGACCTCGAAGAGTCGCAGGCCGATGTGGTTCTTGTAACCGATATCGTTGCAGATAAGACGCAGACGCTGCAGGTGTATGAGGATTTTGAAGGGTTGTATCGCTACTGCTACCTGGTTGCTTCGGTGGTGGGGTTGGTTTGCATCCGCATCTTTGGATATAGCGATCCACGGGCTGAGGTGCTGGCGGAGAAGACTGGTGTTGCGTTCCAGTTGACCAATATTCTGCGGGACGTGAGTGAGGATGCGGAGCGTGGACGGATCTATCTTCCGATGGAGGATTTGACTGCGGGCAGGGTTGAGGTGGGACAGCTGCTGCAGGTGGTTCGCCGGGAGGCTGAGACGAAGGTGGTCCGGAGTCTGCTGGCTCAGGAGGCGGCGCGGGCGCTGGTTTATTATGCTGCGGCGGAGGAGTTGCTGCCGCTGATCGATAGGGACAGTCGCGCGGCTCTTTGGGTACTGGTGACGATCTACCGCGGGTTGCTGGAGCGGATTATGGCTAAGAACTACGACGTCTTCTCCGAGCGCGTAAGTGTGCCGACCTCGCGGAAGCTGCTGATCCTGGCGCAGGGAATGGGGATGGCTGTGCGCAACCGGATGGTTTCGTGA
- the hpnC gene encoding squalene synthase HpnC, with translation MNDTTAMQHALLGAPHEYLTPLERPTLAEARAWCRELATSHYENFHVATFFLPAKVRPHFESIYAYCRVADDLGDEVEDHEVATRLLNSWGAMLEECYDAPERSMHPVFVALRETIRECDPPRQLFLDLLHAFRMDQYKTEYESWEELLEYSHYSANPVGRLVLWVCGYTDEARALMSDKVCTALQLANFWQDVVEDKERGRRYLPAESMVRFGVDEGQIEGRVFTPEFRGMMQELVVRTRVMLLEGGEISQHVDKELKVVLDLFRKGGEAILNGITRQDFDVLRGRPVVSKTRKAGLLIEALVGKLSAGMAS, from the coding sequence GTGAACGATACGACTGCGATGCAGCATGCGCTGCTGGGTGCTCCGCATGAGTACCTGACGCCGCTGGAGAGGCCAACTCTTGCTGAAGCGCGGGCCTGGTGCAGGGAGCTGGCGACTTCGCACTATGAGAACTTTCATGTGGCGACCTTTTTTCTTCCGGCGAAGGTGAGGCCGCACTTCGAGAGTATCTACGCGTACTGCCGGGTGGCCGATGATCTGGGAGATGAGGTGGAGGATCACGAGGTTGCGACTCGTCTGCTGAATAGCTGGGGCGCGATGCTGGAGGAGTGCTACGACGCGCCGGAGCGGTCGATGCACCCGGTGTTTGTGGCGCTGCGGGAGACGATCCGAGAGTGCGATCCGCCACGGCAGCTCTTTCTGGATCTGCTGCATGCGTTTCGGATGGATCAGTACAAGACGGAGTATGAGAGCTGGGAGGAGTTGCTGGAGTACTCGCACTACTCGGCGAATCCGGTGGGGCGGCTGGTGCTTTGGGTTTGCGGGTATACCGATGAGGCGCGGGCGCTGATGTCAGACAAGGTTTGTACGGCGCTGCAGCTGGCGAACTTCTGGCAGGATGTGGTGGAGGATAAGGAGCGGGGTCGGCGGTATCTTCCTGCGGAGTCGATGGTGCGGTTCGGGGTGGACGAGGGACAGATAGAGGGGCGGGTGTTTACGCCGGAGTTTCGCGGGATGATGCAGGAGCTGGTGGTACGGACGCGCGTGATGCTGCTGGAGGGTGGGGAGATCAGCCAGCATGTGGATAAGGAGTTGAAGGTGGTGCTGGATCTGTTTCGAAAGGGGGGAGAGGCGATTCTGAACGGCATTACAAGACAGGACTTCGATGTGTTGCGCGGAAGACCGGTGGTGTCGAAGACGCGGAAGGCGGGTCTGCTGATCGAGGCGCTTGTAGGCAAGCTGAGCGCGGGGATGGCCTCGTGA
- a CDS encoding alcohol dehydrogenase catalytic domain-containing protein has product MTAAVLYGKEDLRLERVAIPQAGAGELVVRVGAALTCGTDLKVYRRGYHAKMLKPPIPFGHELAGVVEEVGAGVTAFKVGDRVVALNSAPCDVCFFCRHGQQNLCEDLLFNNGAYAEFIRIPARIVEKNTLIVPDGVPLEFAALTEPLACVVRGLEESVAKAGDTMVVIGAGPIGLMFMHAAEIAGVEVIAVVKREDQIGAAKLFGAREVVHVGSVPDVVAATRALTPAGRGADIVIEAVAVPATWEWGVDMVRKGGVVNFFGGPPSGTKVKLDTNRLHYGDITLKASFHHTPATCRTAFELVTSGRFKCAEYITGRAGLEEVPAVFAGMMHRNGSARDIKTAVFPAGGPR; this is encoded by the coding sequence ATGACGGCGGCGGTGTTGTACGGCAAGGAAGATCTGCGGCTGGAACGCGTAGCGATACCGCAGGCCGGTGCCGGGGAGTTGGTGGTTCGGGTGGGGGCGGCGCTGACCTGTGGGACGGATTTGAAGGTCTATCGGCGAGGCTACCATGCCAAGATGCTGAAGCCGCCAATACCGTTTGGGCATGAGCTGGCTGGGGTGGTGGAGGAGGTAGGCGCTGGGGTGACGGCGTTCAAGGTGGGGGACCGGGTGGTGGCTTTGAACTCGGCTCCGTGCGACGTGTGTTTTTTTTGCAGGCATGGACAGCAGAATCTGTGTGAAGATCTCTTGTTTAACAACGGGGCTTATGCGGAGTTTATTCGGATTCCGGCGCGGATCGTGGAAAAGAATACGTTAATTGTGCCGGATGGGGTTCCGCTGGAGTTTGCGGCGCTGACCGAGCCGCTGGCGTGCGTGGTGAGAGGGCTGGAGGAGAGTGTAGCGAAGGCCGGAGACACGATGGTGGTGATCGGAGCGGGGCCGATCGGGTTGATGTTTATGCATGCTGCGGAGATTGCGGGGGTAGAGGTGATTGCGGTGGTGAAGCGCGAGGACCAGATCGGCGCGGCGAAGTTGTTTGGGGCTCGCGAGGTGGTTCACGTGGGCTCCGTGCCGGATGTTGTGGCGGCCACGCGTGCTCTGACTCCTGCGGGAAGGGGCGCGGATATCGTGATCGAGGCGGTGGCGGTTCCGGCCACGTGGGAGTGGGGAGTGGATATGGTGCGGAAGGGCGGAGTAGTGAACTTTTTTGGGGGTCCGCCGAGCGGGACGAAGGTAAAGCTGGATACCAACCGGCTGCACTACGGAGACATTACGTTGAAGGCGAGCTTTCACCACACGCCGGCGACCTGCAGGACGGCGTTTGAGCTGGTGACGAGTGGGCGGTTCAAGTGCGCGGAGTACATCACGGGACGGGCTGGGCTGGAGGAGGTGCCGGCGGTCTTTGCGGGGATGATGCATCGCAATGGAAGTGCGCGGGATATCAAGACGGCGGTCTTTCCTGCTGGGGGGCCGCGGTGA
- a CDS encoding MlaE family ABC transporter permease, with product MPFVSPEIFAKERLAAIQDYSILAWRAVVNLFSKPRYLADIYTQMDYIGVGSMPIVVLTGFFTGCVLALQSATSLEAFGSVSLTGNLVALSMVKELGPVLTGLMVSGRNASGMASEIGSMKVTEQIDAMRALGTDPVRKLVTPRLYATVFMLFFLTIMSDACGIAGGALISIALLGLNGSSYFHNSYRALQYGDVVQGLAKPLFSGFIIATVGCYFGMNTKGGTQGVGKATTQAVVVSSVFIIIVDLLVTRAMIGVFGR from the coding sequence ATGCCCTTTGTCTCCCCAGAGATCTTCGCCAAGGAAAGACTCGCCGCGATCCAGGACTACTCCATCCTGGCATGGCGAGCCGTCGTCAACCTCTTCAGCAAGCCGCGTTATCTGGCCGACATCTACACCCAGATGGACTACATCGGCGTCGGCTCCATGCCCATCGTCGTCCTCACCGGCTTCTTCACCGGCTGCGTCCTCGCCCTCCAGTCCGCCACCTCGCTCGAGGCCTTCGGCTCCGTCAGCCTCACCGGCAACCTCGTCGCCCTCTCCATGGTCAAGGAGCTGGGCCCCGTCCTCACCGGCCTCATGGTCTCCGGCCGCAACGCCTCCGGCATGGCCTCCGAGATCGGCTCCATGAAGGTCACCGAGCAGATTGACGCCATGCGAGCCCTCGGCACCGACCCCGTCCGAAAACTCGTCACCCCGCGCCTCTACGCCACCGTCTTCATGCTCTTCTTCCTCACCATCATGTCGGACGCCTGCGGCATCGCCGGAGGCGCTCTCATCAGCATCGCCCTGCTCGGACTCAACGGCTCATCCTATTTTCACAACTCCTACCGTGCTCTCCAATACGGAGACGTCGTACAGGGTCTCGCCAAGCCCCTCTTCTCCGGCTTCATCATCGCCACCGTCGGCTGCTACTTCGGCATGAACACCAAGGGGGGTACCCAGGGCGTCGGTAAAGCCACCACTCAGGCTGTCGTCGTCTCCTCCGTCTTCATCATCATCGTCGACCTCCTCGTCACACGCGCCATGATCGGCGTCTTCGGCAGGTAA
- a CDS encoding ABC transporter ATP-binding protein codes for MADLAQSGSATLENKPDSQEPIVVVEDVSITFDVKPILQNVSFTVQRGETRIILGPAGGGKSVLLKLINGLLKPDTGSIQVFGHNVSTMREKDLFKLRSRIGMVFQESALFDSISVGDNVSYRLHEDKLPEEETHARVIEALRFVELENTIEKFPSELSGGMRRRVSIARAIITNPDLILYDSPTGGLDPITSTTIIDLVIKQRDVTQTTSLVITHRIQDAYLLARSRFNKETGKVEQIPNNGIDDSTKFLVLNEGKVVFDGTTEELVHSTDPWLREYLS; via the coding sequence ATGGCAGACCTCGCCCAATCCGGCTCCGCAACCCTCGAGAACAAACCCGACTCGCAGGAGCCCATCGTTGTCGTCGAAGACGTCTCCATCACCTTCGATGTAAAGCCCATCCTCCAGAACGTCTCCTTCACCGTCCAGCGCGGCGAAACCCGCATCATCCTCGGCCCCGCAGGCGGCGGCAAATCCGTCCTCCTGAAGCTCATCAACGGCCTCCTCAAGCCCGACACCGGCTCCATTCAAGTCTTCGGCCACAACGTCTCCACCATGCGCGAGAAAGATCTCTTCAAACTCCGCAGCCGCATCGGCATGGTCTTTCAGGAGTCGGCCCTCTTCGACTCCATCTCCGTCGGCGACAACGTCTCCTACCGCCTCCACGAAGACAAACTCCCCGAAGAAGAAACTCACGCCCGCGTCATCGAGGCCCTCCGCTTCGTCGAGCTCGAAAACACCATCGAAAAATTTCCCTCTGAGCTCTCCGGAGGAATGCGCCGTCGCGTCTCCATCGCCCGCGCCATCATCACCAATCCCGACCTCATCCTCTACGACTCCCCCACCGGCGGCCTCGACCCCATCACCTCCACCACCATCATCGACCTCGTCATCAAGCAGCGCGACGTCACCCAGACCACCTCGCTCGTCATTACCCACCGCATCCAGGACGCCTACCTCCTCGCCCGCAGCCGTTTCAACAAAGAGACCGGCAAAGTCGAACAGATCCCCAACAACGGCATCGACGACAGCACAAAGTTCCTCGTCCTCAACGAGGGAAAAGTCGTCTTCGACGGCACCACCGAAGAGCTCGTCCACTCCACCGACCCCTGGCTCAGGGAATACCTCTCCTAG